Part of the Bifidobacterium sp. ESL0775 genome is shown below.
GAATCTTGAAGGAACCAGTGACTTGAAGGTTCTCCGGTTTCAGGAGAATCTCATGGCCGGTGGCCTCGGAAAGGGCCGGCGAAGGCATGATGCACGTATGGCGCGCGGTACCTTTGAGTCTTTGGGCGGCCTTCTTCAATTCGGTCGCGTGATCGTGCTGCAGTGCTTTGACAACGTCCTCTTGTTTCATACGGGAATTGTACGGCAGGTCGGCACGGCATCCGGCCGAATGTCCAAAAATGCGAAATTACTTTTTGGATTTCGCCGAATGCTTGGGTTTCGCGGAGGTCTTGGCCTTGGACTTGCCCGCGGGCTCGGCCTTCGCCGTGGCAACGGACGCCGGCTCTGGCTTGGATTCGGACTTGAGCTTGGGTTTCGCCTTCGACTCGATCTCGGGAGTCGAGCCTGCGGCGACCGCTTCGGACTCGGCCACCAGATAACCCAACAGACGCGCCGTGTCGGTTGGGGTCGCGATGCGGGAACGGGCATTGGTGTCGCCTGGACCGACCTTGACGGCCCAGCCGATCAGGGACTTGCCGTCCTGCTGGACATCGCTTTCCGCAGCAGCCGAAGAGGGAGCCTTCTGCGTTGTCTCGACGACTCCACGAGGCTCCGCGTTGCTGCCAGCGGCGGCGATGATGGAGGCGAACATCGTCTCGTCAGTGGTGTCGTCGCCCAAGGCCAACACGAAATCATAACGGCCACAGCGCAACAATGGCTCCACTGCCTGCCCTTTGCTCACATTCGCCGGGCAGACCTCGATGACCTTGGCGTTGCGCATGACCATCAGATCGTATTGCGGGCAGATCTTTTTGAGCTCGGCCACCAGGCGTTCGCGCTGTTCCTTGGCGAGTTTCTGGTCGCTCAGGCGGTAATGCCAAGCCAGATCCGTGGACTTGTGCTCGATGAATGATTCCGGAACACGGGCGACCGACTTGTTCATGATGGTCTCGATGATCGGGCGCCATTCCTCGGGATCGGGCAAGCCGTCGGCACGCTTCCATACGCGCTTGGAGGCCGCGGCGTCGGAGGCGACTGGCTCGCTGCGCCATGCGCCGTGCTCGGCGATGAGGCCGACCGGCAAATCGCCGAACCAATCCTCCATCGTCTCCTGCGTGCGCCCGGAAACGATGTACAGATCCACATCGGGGATGGAACCGACCTGGCGAAGCAAAGCCAACAGACGACGCGTCGGCTTCGCGCGGCCCGGGGTGCGCACCAGCTGGGTCAGCGTGCCGTCGTAATCGCACAGCAACAATTTGCGCTTGGACTGGCCCCACTGATGGACCAAATGGTCGCGCTGGGCGCTCTGCAAGCGGCGGTCGGCCATGCGCGGATCGCTGACCTGGCGCAAGGTGCTCAAGAACTCTGTGCTCCACAGACTCGCGGTGCGGTATTTCAGGCGGGCCTGCATGGCGGCGTTGCGGCGCTTGGCCTCGCCGGAACCGATCTCGAGGGCCGAATGCAAGGCCTCGCACACGGCCTCGGTGTCGTAAGGGTTGACGATGAAGGCATCGGTCAGCTCACGTGCCGCACCGCATTCGTCGGAAAGCACCAGCGCGCCATCGCCACCATCGCGGGCGGCCAAGTATTCCTTGGCGACCAGGTTCATGCCGTCGCGCAACGGGGTGACCAGCGCGACGTCGCCGGCGGTGTAGATGCCGCAAACCGGCTTGATGGGCAGCGAGCGGGTGATGTAATGGATCGGGGTCCACGAAAGCAGCGAATACTTGCCGTTGATCTCGCCGACCAACTGGTCGACCTGGTCCTTGAGCTGGCGGTAGGTCTCAACGTCCTCGCGCGAAGGCGTGGCCAGCAGGTAATAGGTGACGTGGCCTACCCATTCCGGGTAGCGGCTGAGCATCAGGGCGAAGGCGCGCAGGCGCTCCGGCAGGCCCTTCGTGTAATCGAGGCGATCGACGGAGATGACGACCTTGTTGCCTTTGGTGCCGCGCTTGGCCGCCGCAGATTGCGCCAGCTTGACCTCGGAAAGGTCGTCTTCGGTGTATGTGCTCCAATTCTCACTGGCCTCGGCCGCGGCTTGGGATTCTGCGGAAAGCGAGGTGCTCACGCGCCTAGTGCGCTTGCCGCTGACAGCCTCGATGCCGTGGCGCATAGCCTGCGCGAGGCTGGAATGGGCGTTGCGGCGGTAGAGGCCGTAATCGATACCGATGGGGAAGGCGTCGACCGTGACGAAGCGTTGCGTCCCACCTTGCTGAACCGGAATGCGGCCGTCCTTGTCGACCTCGGTATGAAGCAGCGAGCGCACAGAGGCGAGGAAATTCACGCAGAAATCCTCGGTATGGAAGCCCAGCAAATCGGCCCCCATCAGGCCTTCAAGCAGTTCCTTGCCGTTGGGCAACTGGTGGAAGATCTCGGGGCTCGGGAACGGAATGTGAAGGAACCAGCCGATTTTGAGCTTGGGGAAGCGGGCGCGCAACAGGGCCGGCAACAGCATGAGATGGTAATCCTGGATCCACACGGTGTCATCGGGATTGACCAGCTCGACGATGGCGTCGGCGAACTTCTGGTTGACTTCCTGGTAGACCTTCCACGTCGAGGAATCGAACTTGGCCTGGTGGGCGAAATCATGGAACAGCGGCCACAACGTATCGTTGGAATAGCCGGCATAGTAGCCGTCGATTTCCCTTTGATCGAGGAAAACCGGGATGCAACGGTTGCTGGTGAACTCGTCGCTGATTTTCTCGATCTCGGCTTTGCTGCGGGTCTGGGGATCGATGCCGCTCCAACCGACCCACAGGCAATCGTTGTGGGATTTGTGGTAGGGGCCGATGGCCGTGGCGAGCCCGCCGATGTTCTGGCTCAAGGCATACGTACCATCCTGCTTGGCATGCAACGACATGGGGAGTCTATTGGAAACGATAATCAAACGAGCCATGAATGCTCCTTCACTCTTCAGGGGAACCACCTCTGCGCGTCCATGCGGATATCTTCAGCCATTTGGACGCATATCACTACTTACAGTATAAGCACCAAATTCCAGCGGAGAGAACGGTTTGCAAAATGTTGCAAAGTGGCTTGGTAATACTAGACAAACATAAAACGTATGACCGGCGGTCTTATCGCAAGACAATCCACGCTAAACCGCGCGATGAACCTAAAATGGAAGATTGACGGTTGGCGGCCGCGTCCTTGCCTATTACCAGACGGGCGGCGACAGCGCGACAGAACACGAAGAGGCGGATATATGGCGGAACAGGAATGGAAGGACAGCGGCGAGGGCGGAGTGGGCCTCGGGAAGGATGCATCGGCGAACTCGGCAGCGGCCGCGCGGACGGATTCGGCGATGGATTCGGCGACGGACGCACAGACGAATCCAACAACTCCGAAAATGGCGGGGGCAGAGAATGGCAACGATGAGATCGCGGACGCCGAAGCCGCGCCGAACCGCGGGCCAGTGCAACAGATCGTCGTCATGATCGTGGCCGGGCTCATCGCCGGATTCTTCTCCGGGCTGTTCGGCATCGGCGGCGGGTCGATCATCGTGCCGATGCTCGTCTGGCTGGGCATGA
Proteins encoded:
- a CDS encoding bifunctional alpha,alpha-trehalose-phosphate synthase (UDP-forming)/trehalose-phosphatase, whose amino-acid sequence is MARLIIVSNRLPMSLHAKQDGTYALSQNIGGLATAIGPYHKSHNDCLWVGWSGIDPQTRSKAEIEKISDEFTSNRCIPVFLDQREIDGYYAGYSNDTLWPLFHDFAHQAKFDSSTWKVYQEVNQKFADAIVELVNPDDTVWIQDYHLMLLPALLRARFPKLKIGWFLHIPFPSPEIFHQLPNGKELLEGLMGADLLGFHTEDFCVNFLASVRSLLHTEVDKDGRIPVQQGGTQRFVTVDAFPIGIDYGLYRRNAHSSLAQAMRHGIEAVSGKRTRRVSTSLSAESQAAAEASENWSTYTEDDLSEVKLAQSAAAKRGTKGNKVVISVDRLDYTKGLPERLRAFALMLSRYPEWVGHVTYYLLATPSREDVETYRQLKDQVDQLVGEINGKYSLLSWTPIHYITRSLPIKPVCGIYTAGDVALVTPLRDGMNLVAKEYLAARDGGDGALVLSDECGAARELTDAFIVNPYDTEAVCEALHSALEIGSGEAKRRNAAMQARLKYRTASLWSTEFLSTLRQVSDPRMADRRLQSAQRDHLVHQWGQSKRKLLLCDYDGTLTQLVRTPGRAKPTRRLLALLRQVGSIPDVDLYIVSGRTQETMEDWFGDLPVGLIAEHGAWRSEPVASDAAASKRVWKRADGLPDPEEWRPIIETIMNKSVARVPESFIEHKSTDLAWHYRLSDQKLAKEQRERLVAELKKICPQYDLMVMRNAKVIEVCPANVSKGQAVEPLLRCGRYDFVLALGDDTTDETMFASIIAAAGSNAEPRGVVETTQKAPSSAAAESDVQQDGKSLIGWAVKVGPGDTNARSRIATPTDTARLLGYLVAESEAVAAGSTPEIESKAKPKLKSESKPEPASVATAKAEPAGKSKAKTSAKPKHSAKSKK